From the genome of Novosphingobium sp. TH158, one region includes:
- a CDS encoding sterol desaturase family protein, which yields MNDGAAILQAIAERGQHFLALVWERLAGQFVSPWADLSLFTLGSALLVAALWVSRGRRRPVKVLVRALFPRRWLFGPSARADWGFMLLNKFVAGALVGWAIVSGTLIGQGVEHWLASLFGPATAPAAPHGWVAIVLATVALFLAHEAAYFTDHYLAHRVPLLWHFHRVHHLAETLSPLTNSRVHPVDSVVFFNIVSVFTGTMLGILAYALPGAQPLELAGTNAVIIVALYLFTHLQHSHIWLPVTGKWGRIIMSPAHHQLHHSDNPAHYDCNFGSNLALFDWLAGTLVVPEARRQKLTFGAGPYPVDPHSVHGALVQPFIEAAAPLLRRVRTGEAART from the coding sequence AGCATTTCCTTGCCCTCGTGTGGGAGCGGCTGGCCGGTCAATTCGTCTCTCCCTGGGCCGATCTTTCGCTGTTCACGCTCGGCTCGGCGCTGCTGGTCGCGGCGCTGTGGGTGTCGCGCGGGCGGCGGCGGCCTGTGAAAGTGCTGGTCCGCGCGCTGTTTCCGCGCCGCTGGCTTTTCGGCCCCTCGGCCCGGGCGGACTGGGGCTTCATGCTGCTCAACAAATTCGTTGCCGGGGCGCTGGTCGGCTGGGCAATCGTCTCGGGCACGCTGATCGGGCAGGGGGTTGAACACTGGCTGGCCAGCCTGTTCGGCCCTGCCACTGCACCCGCCGCGCCGCACGGCTGGGTGGCAATTGTCCTGGCCACGGTGGCGCTGTTCCTGGCGCATGAGGCGGCCTATTTCACCGATCACTACCTGGCGCACCGCGTGCCGCTGCTGTGGCACTTCCACCGCGTGCATCACCTGGCCGAGACGCTGAGCCCGCTGACGAACAGCCGGGTCCATCCGGTCGATTCGGTGGTGTTCTTCAATATCGTCTCGGTGTTCACCGGCACCATGCTCGGCATTCTGGCCTATGCCCTGCCGGGCGCGCAGCCGCTGGAGCTGGCCGGCACCAACGCGGTGATCATCGTTGCGCTCTACCTGTTCACCCACTTGCAGCACAGCCACATCTGGCTGCCGGTAACGGGCAAGTGGGGGCGGATCATCATGAGCCCGGCGCACCACCAGCTGCACCATTCCGACAATCCGGCGCATTACGACTGCAACTTCGGCAGCAACCTTGCCCTGTTCGACTGGCTGGCCGGCACGCTCGTCGTGCCCGAAGCGCGGCGCCAGAAGCTGACCTTCGGCGCAGGCCCCTATCCGGTCGATCCGCATTCGGTCCACGGCGCGCTGGTCCAGCCGTTCATCGAGGCGGCGGCCCCCCTGCTGCGCCGGGTGCGGACCGGCGAGGCGGCCCGCACCTGA
- a CDS encoding MBL fold metallo-hydrolase: MSNAPTVKAFFDPATFTATFVVHDPATLRAAIIDPVLDYNPRNARTSTASADAVLGYVAAQGLKLDWILETHAHADHLSAAHYLREKTGAPIVIGRHITQVQKVFAPLFAATDVAPDGSQFDRLVEEGEELPLGELSIRVLHTPGHTPACVSYVIGDAVFVGDTLFMPDYGTARSDFPGGSAAALYASIRKILALPPETRMFVGHDYLPEGRKDYRWETTVGEQRAANVHIRDGVTEADFVSLREARNAQLEAPVLILPSLQVNIRAGALPPAEANGKVYLKLPVNAL, encoded by the coding sequence ATGTCCAATGCCCCTACCGTCAAAGCCTTCTTCGATCCGGCCACCTTCACCGCCACGTTCGTGGTCCACGACCCCGCAACTTTGCGCGCGGCGATCATCGACCCGGTGCTGGACTACAATCCGCGCAACGCCCGCACGTCGACCGCATCGGCCGATGCCGTGCTGGGCTATGTGGCGGCGCAGGGGCTGAAGCTGGACTGGATCCTGGAAACCCACGCCCATGCCGATCACCTTTCCGCCGCCCATTACCTGCGCGAAAAGACCGGCGCGCCGATCGTTATCGGGCGGCACATCACCCAGGTGCAGAAGGTGTTTGCCCCGCTGTTTGCCGCCACCGACGTTGCCCCCGATGGCAGCCAGTTCGACCGGCTCGTGGAGGAAGGCGAGGAGCTGCCGCTGGGCGAGCTGTCGATCCGCGTGCTGCACACGCCGGGCCACACCCCGGCCTGCGTCAGCTATGTGATCGGCGATGCCGTCTTCGTGGGCGATACGCTGTTCATGCCGGACTATGGCACGGCCCGCAGCGATTTTCCCGGCGGCAGCGCAGCGGCGCTCTATGCCTCGATCCGCAAGATCCTGGCCCTTCCGCCAGAAACGCGGATGTTCGTCGGCCACGATTACCTGCCCGAGGGCCGCAAGGACTATCGCTGGGAAACCACTGTCGGCGAACAGCGCGCCGCCAATGTCCATATCCGTGACGGCGTGACCGAGGCAGACTTCGTATCACTGCGCGAGGCGCGCAATGCCCAGCTTGAAGCGCCGGTGCTGATCCTGCCTTCGCTGCAGGTGAACATCCGCGCCGGTGCCCTGCCCCCGGCAGAGGCGAACGGCAAGGTCTACCTCAAGCTGCCGGTGAACGCGCTGTAG